A region of Periophthalmus magnuspinnatus isolate fPerMag1 chromosome 13, fPerMag1.2.pri, whole genome shotgun sequence DNA encodes the following proteins:
- the LOC129456709 gene encoding dentin sialophosphoprotein-like, with protein sequence MSNDNNEGSGSDVNSEGDNEDSEQDQGSGSGGDNGSDTGSGSDDDNGSNMSNDNNEGSGSDVNSEGDNEDSEQDQGSGSGDDNGSDTGSGSDVDNGSNMSNDNNEGSGSDVNSEGDNEDSEQDQGSGSGGDNGSDTGSGSDDDNGSNMSNDNNEGSGSDVTDDKDDNTEEFEASGSDDDSEETEDNEENDTSGSDLSSGSGSDEDSEVKDDIEEFVSSETNEDVGTDPGNESESNGSDTGSGSDDDNGSNMSNDNNEGSGSDVNSEGDNEDSEQDQGSGSGDDNGSDTGSGSDDDNGSNMSNDNNEGSGSDVNSEGDNEDSEQDQGSGSGDDNGSDTGSGSDVDNGSNMSNDNNEGSGSDVNSEGDNEDSEQDQGSGSGDDNGSDTGSGSDDDNGSNMSNDNNEGSGSDVNSEGDNEDSEQDQGSGSGDDNGSDTGSGSDDDNSSNMSNDNNEGSGSDVNSEGDNEDNEQDQGSGSGDDNGSDTGSGSDDDNGSNMSNDNNEGSGSDVNSEGDNEDSEQDQGSGSGDDNGSDTGSGSDVDNGSNMSNDNNEGSGSDVNSEGDNEDSEQDQGSGSGDDNGSDTGSGSDDDNGSNMSNDNNEGSGSDVNSEGDDEDSEQDQGSGSGDDNGSDTGSGSDDDNSSNMSNDNNEGSGSDVNSEGDNEDSEQDQGSGSGDDNGNDTGSGSDDDNGSNMSNDNNEGSGSDVNSEGDNEDSEQDQGSGSGDDNGSDTGSGSDDDNGSNMSNDNNEGSGSDVNSEGDNEDSEQDQGSGSGDDNGSDTGSGSDDDNGSNMSNDNNEGSGSDVNSEGDNEDSKQDQGSGSGDDNGSDTGSGSDDDNGSNMSNDNEDSGSDVNSEGDNEDSEQDQGSGSGDDNGSDTGSGSDDDNGSNMSNDNNEGSGSDVNSEGDNEDSKQDQGSGSGDDNGSDTGSGSDDDNGSNMSNDNNEGSGSDVNSEGDNEDSEQDQGSGSGDDNGSDTGSGSDDDNGSNMSNDNNEGSGSDVNSEGDNEDSEQDQGSGSGDDNGSDTGSGSDDDNGSNMSNDNNEGSGSDVNSEGDNEDSEQDQGSGSGDDNGSDTGSGSDDDNGSNMSNDNNEGSGSDVNSEGDNEDSEQDQGSGSGDDNGSDTGSGSDVDNGSNMSNDNNEGSGSDVNSEGHNEDSEQDQGSGSGDDNGSDTGSGSDDDNGSNMSNDNNEGSGSDVNSDGDNEDSEQDQGSGSGDDNGSDTGSGSDDDNGSNMSNDNIEGSGSDVTDDKDDNTEEVEASGSDDDSEETEDNEENDTSGSDLSSGSGSDEDSEVKDDIEELVSSETNEDVGTDPGNESESNGSDTGSGSDDDNGSNMSNDNNEGSGSDVNSEGDNEDSEQDQGSGSGDDNGSDTGSGSDVDNGSNMSNDNNEGSGSDVNSEGDNEDSEQDQGSGSGDNNGSDTGSGSDDDNGSNMSNDNNEGSGSDVNSEGDNEDSEQDQGNGSGDDNGSDTGSGSDDNDSNMSNDNNEGSGSDVNSEGHNEDSEQNQGSGSGDDNGNDTGSGSDDDNGSNMSNDNNEGSGSDDDTEETEDNEENDTSGSDLSSGSGSDGDNSQGDNSQGDNSHECNYDESKEDKDECWTKWFNRDDPSGSGDWETLDLLYHENPGMICNRPLRMQVRTTSGHSVSSTGNVITMTDTRNGFVCKNSDQQPGSECANYEVRFLCPQEFCHPKVCWTRWFDQDSPSGIGDFELLCDLRAENPGQICESPLYIEVVTKHNHMPADFTGQSFHIYSPTEGFVCRNRDQKNRRCYNYKVRYGCPCDV encoded by the exons caaggcagtggttcaggtggcgacaatggcagtgatacaggcagtggtagtgatgatgacaatggtagtaatatgagcaatgacaacaacgagggcagtggttcagatgtcaacagtgagggagacaacgaagacagcgagcaagatcaaggcagtggttcaggtgacgacaatggcagtgatacaggcagtggtagtgatgtTGACAATGGgagtaatatgagcaatgacaacaatgagggcagtggttcagatgtcaacagtgagggagacaacgaagacagcgagcaagatcaaggcagtggttcaggtggcgacaatggcagtgatacaggcagtggtagtgatgatgacaatggtagtaatatgagcaatgacaacaacgagggcagtggttcagatgtgaCGGACGATAAGGATGACAACACTGAAGAGTTTGAGGCCAGTGGTTCAGATGATGACTCTGAAGAAACTGAGGATAATGAGGAAAATGATACCAGTGGTAGTGACCTCAGCAGTGGAAGTGGTTCAGATGAGGACAGTGAAGTAAAAGATGACATTGAAGAATTTGTGAGCAGTGAAACAAATGAAGACGTTGGTACTGATCCAGGCAATGAAAGTGAATCcaatggcagtgatacaggcagtggtagtgatgatgacaatggtagtaatatgagcaatgacaacaacgagggcagtggttcagatgtcaacagtgagggagacaacgaagacagcgagcaagatcaaggcagtggttcaggtgacgacaatggcagtgatacaggcagtggtagtgatgatgacaatggtagtaatatgagtaatgacaacaacgagggcagtggttcagatgtcaacagtgagggagacaacgaagacagcgagcaagatcaaggcagtggttcaggtgacgacaatggcagtgatacaggcagtggtagtgatgtTGACAATGGgagtaatatgagcaatgacaacaatgagggcagtggttcagatgtcaacagtgagggagacaacGAAGACAGTGAACAAgatcaaggcagtggttcaggtgacgacaatggcagtgatacaggcagtggtagtgatgatgacaatggtagtaatatgagcaatgacaacaacgagggcagtggttcagatgtcaacagtgagggagacaacgaagacagcgagcaagatcaaggcagtggttcaggtgacgacaatggcagtgatacaggcagtggtagtgatgatgacaatagtagtaatatgagcaatgacaacaacgagggcagtggttcagatgtcaacagtgagggagacaacGAAGACAACGAACAAgatcaaggcagtggttcaggtgacgacaatggcagtgatacaggcagtggtagtgatgatgacaatggtagtaatatgagcaatgacaacaacgagggcagtggttcagatgtcaacagtgagggagacaacgaagacagtgagcaagatcaaggcagtggttcaggtgacgacaatggcagtgatacaggcagtggtagtgatgtTGACAATGGgagtaatatgagcaatgacaacaacgagggcagtggttcagatgtcaacagtgagggagacaacgaagacagcgaacaagatcaaggcagtggttcaggtgacgacaatggcagtgatacaggcagtggtagtgatgatgacaatggtagtaatatgagcaatgacaacaacgagggcagtggttcagatgtcaacagtgagggagacgacgaagacagcgagcaagatcaaggcagtggatcaggtgacgacaatggcagtgatacaggcagtggtagtgatgatgacaatagtagtaatatgagcaatgacaacaacgagggcagtggttcagatgtcaacagtgagggagacaacgaagacagcgagcaagatcaaggcagtggttcaggtgacgacaatggcaatgatacaggcagtggtagtgatgatgacaatggtagtaatatgagcaatgacaacaacgagggcagtggttcagatgtcaacagtgagggagacaacgaagacagcgagcaagatcaaggcagtggttcaggtgacgacaatggcagtgatacaggcagtggtagtgatgatgacaatggtagtaatatgagcaatgacaacaacgagggcagtgggtcagatgtcaacagtgagggagacaacgaagacagcgagcaagatcaaggcagtggttcaggtgacgacaatggcagtgatacaggcagtggtagtgatgatgacaatggtagtaatatgagcaatgacaacaacgagggcagtggttcagatgtcaacagtgagggagacaacgaagacagcaaacaagatcaaggcagtggttcaggtgacgacaatggcagtgatacaggcagtggtagtgatgatgacaatggtagtaatatgagcaatgacaacgaggacagtggttcagatgtcaacagtgagggagacaacgaagacagcgagcaagatcaaggcagtggttcaggtgacgacaatggcagtgatacaggcagtggtagtgatgatgacaatggtagtaatatgagcaatgacaacaacgagggcagtggttcagatgtcaacagtgagggagacaacgaagacagcaaacaagatcaaggcagtggttcaggtgacgacaatggcagtgatacaggcagtggtagtgatgatgacaatggtagtaatatgagcaatgacaacaacgagggcagtggttcagatgtcaacagtgagggagacaatgaagacagcgagcaagatcaaggcagtggttcaggtgacgacaatggcagtgatacaggcagtggtagtgatgatgacaatggtagtaatatgagcaatgacaacaacgagggcagtggttcagatgtcaacagtgagggagacaacgaagacagcgagcaagatcaaggcagtggttcaggtgacgacaatggcagtgatacaggcagtggtagtgatgatgacaatggtagtaatatgagcaatgacaacaacgagggcagtggttcagatgtcaacagtgagggagacaacgaagatagcgagcaagatcaaggcagtggttcaggtgacgacaatggcagtgatacaggcagtggtagtgatgatgacaatggtagtaatatgagcaatgacaacaacgagggcagtggttcagatgtcaacagtgagggagacaacgaagacagcgagcaagatcaaggcagtggttcaggtgacgacaatggcagtgatacaggcagtggtagtgatgtTGACAATGGgagtaatatgagcaatgacaacaacgagggcagtggttcagatgtcaacagtgagggaCACAACGAAGACAGCGAACAAgatcaaggcagtggttcaggtgacgacaatggcagtgatacaggcagtggtagtgatgatgacaatggtagtaatatgagcaatgacaacaacgagggcagtggttcagatgtcaacagtgacggagacaacgaagacagcgagcaagatcaaggcagtggttcaggtgacgacaatggcagtgatacaggcagtggtagtgatgatgacaatggtagtaatatgagcaatgacaacatcgagggcagtggttcagatgtgaCGGACGATAAGGATGACAACACTGAAGAGGTTGAGGCCAGTGGTTCAGATGATGACTCTGAAGAAACTGAGGATAATGAGGAAAATGATACCAGTGGTAGTGACCTCAGCAGTGGAAGTGGTTCAGATGAGGACAGTGAAGTAAAAGACGACATTGAAGAACTGGTGAGCAGTGAAACAAATGAAGACGTTGGTACTGATCCAGGCAATGAAAGTGAATCcaatggcagtgatacaggcagtggtagtgatgatgacaatggtagtaatatgagcaatgacaacaacgagggcagtggttcagatgtcaacagtgagggagacaacgaagacagcgagcaagatcaaggcagtggttcaggtgacgacaatggcagtgatacaggcagtggtagtgatgtTGACAATGGgagtaatatgagcaatgacaacaacgagggcagtggttcagatgtcaacagtgagggagacaacgaagacagcgaacaagatcaaggcagtggttcaggtgacaacaatggcagtgatacaggcagtggtagtgatgatgacaatggtagtaatatgagcaatgacaacaacgagggcagtggttcagatgtcaacagtgagggagacaacGAAGACAGCGAGCAAGATCAAGGCAATGGTTCAGGTGATGacaatggcagtgatacaggcagtggtagtgatgaCAATGAtagtaatatgagcaatgacaacaacgagggcagtggttcagatgtcaacagtgagggaCACAACGAAGACAGTGAGCAAAatcaaggcagtggttcaggtgacgacaatggcaatgatacaggcagtggtagtgatgatgacaatggtagtaatatgagcaatgacaacaacgagggcagtggttcagatgaTGACACTGAAGAAACTGAGGACAATGAGGAAAATGATACCAGTGGTAGTGACCTCAGCAGTGGAAGTGGTTCAGATGGGGACAACAGTCAAGGGGACAACAGTCAAGGGGACAACAGTCATGAGTGCAACTACGATGAAAGCAAAGAGGACAAAGATG AATGCTGGACAAAATGGTTTAATAGAGATGATCCCAGTGGGTCAGGAGATTGGGAGACCCTAGACCTTCTTTACCATGAAAACCCTGGGATGATCTGCAACAGGCCTCTTCGTATGCAAGTCAGGACTACATCTGGGCACAGTGTTTCTTCAACTGGGAATGTCATTACAAT GACAGACACACGAAATGGCTTTGTCTGTAAAAACTCTGACCAACAACCAGGTTCAGAGTGTGCGAATTATGAAGTCCGTTTCCTCTGCCCTCAAGAGTTTTGTCATCCCAAAG TGTGCTGGACCAGGTGGTTTGACCAAGACAGCCCTAGTGGCATTGGGGACTTTGAACTCCTTTGTGACTTGAGAGCTGAAAATCCTGGACAAATCTGTGAAAGTCCACTTTACATTGAAGTTGTGACCAAGCACAACCATATGCCTGCTGACTTCACTGGACAGTCATTCCACAT ATACAGCCCCACTGAAGGTTTTGTCTGCCGCAATCGTGACCAGAAAAATCGTCGCTGCTATAACTACAAGGTCCGATATGGCTGTCCATGTGACGTGTAG